A single region of the Anaerolineales bacterium genome encodes:
- the raiA gene encoding ribosome-associated translation inhibitor RaiA gives MQIQIHAKNVEVSGRLRDYAEKKLTHLEKYLPNIARIDLELAQERQKQGGERAVAQVTLRHSRGMILRAEDKSQADMFAAIDLVMEKLNRQIGRYKGKRRRRAADRSEMIDVELIDAEALPEEAEVVEILPTIARRKQIEVSPMSEQEAMDQMELLGHSFFVFFNAETQEFNVLYRRDEGDMGVIIPIYGR, from the coding sequence ATGCAGATTCAAATCCATGCTAAAAATGTTGAAGTTAGTGGGCGGCTGCGTGATTATGCCGAGAAAAAGCTGACCCATCTCGAAAAATATTTACCCAATATCGCCCGCATTGACCTTGAGCTTGCCCAAGAGCGGCAAAAACAAGGGGGTGAACGCGCTGTCGCACAAGTGACCCTTCGCCACAGTCGGGGGATGATCCTTCGGGCGGAAGATAAATCCCAAGCGGATATGTTCGCCGCCATTGATCTCGTCATGGAAAAGCTGAATCGGCAGATTGGGCGCTACAAGGGAAAACGCCGTCGTCGCGCCGCAGACCGCTCCGAGATGATCGATGTTGAGTTGATCGATGCTGAGGCGCTTCCCGAAGAAGCGGAAGTGGTTGAGATACTTCCCACCATTGCCCGCCGCAAACAGATCGAGGTCAGCCCCATGAGCGAACAAGAGGCGATGGATCAGATGGAGCTTTTAGGTCACAGTTTTTTTGTCTTTTTCAATGCTGAGACGCAAGAATTCAATGTGCTTTACCGCCGTGACGAGGGCGATATGGGCGTGATTATCCCCATCTACGGGCGCTGA
- a CDS encoding ComF family protein, producing MVNWLTARPPSEVGRANVLVQNLITTGIDFFFPPRCVVCRCAGSFFCRDCQGEIPFPPIQPRNAPALDGIYTTAIFEGAIREVIHGLKYEGTSRLAQPLGQRLAMTYADLRQQNGASPTLITAVPIHDSRLRKRGYNQAALLAEALGRLIGHSGAVRLDVIQRLRDTAPQVGLNATERTLNVADAFHADESAVKGETILLIDDVFTTGATLSACAEALRHAGAAAVYGLTVAAASG from the coding sequence ATGGTGAATTGGCTGACCGCCCGTCCCCCTTCTGAGGTAGGGCGGGCTAACGTCCTCGTACAAAACCTCATAACCACCGGGATCGATTTCTTCTTCCCCCCCCGGTGTGTTGTGTGCCGCTGTGCGGGGAGTTTTTTTTGCCGCGATTGCCAAGGCGAAATTCCCTTTCCTCCTATCCAACCGCGAAACGCCCCTGCCCTCGATGGCATCTACACAACAGCGATCTTTGAGGGTGCTATTCGTGAGGTAATTCATGGGCTGAAATACGAGGGGACATCTCGCCTTGCCCAACCATTGGGGCAGCGCCTCGCCATGACCTACGCCGACCTCCGTCAGCAAAACGGTGCATCGCCAACCCTCATCACCGCTGTCCCCATTCACGATAGCCGCCTTCGTAAACGCGGCTATAACCAAGCCGCCCTGCTTGCCGAGGCACTGGGTCGCCTGATTGGGCATAGTGGGGCTGTCCGGCTGGATGTGATCCAACGTCTGCGCGACACCGCCCCACAGGTGGGCTTGAACGCAACCGAACGAACGCTGAATGTTGCCGACGCATTCCACGCCGATGAATCGGCTGTGAAAGGAGAGACAATCCTACTCATTGACGACGTATTTACCACCGGGGCAACACTCAGTGCTTGTGCCGAGGCGCTGCGCCATGCCGGAGCAGCGGCGGTGTATGGTCTCACTGTCGCCGCCGCCTCTGGGTAG
- a CDS encoding type II secretion system F family protein produces the protein MDVQTIGIIAIILGGVGLFGGLIWVGMRDNKDQDPLQARLAEFGDRELPQSLEDLEMSLSFRDRVLLPTFKAMAGLMTRFTPESQIEQTRHLIELSGQSQKTDARTFFGTRIMMTILLGVGGFIMFFIIAKQAPLNAIGLTALMAFMGYYLPTSQLKSKIRKRQDNIVKALPDALDLLTICVEAGLGFDQAMGKVYEKWDNELSVAFGRVIQEIALGKMRREALRDMAKSMEVPDVTSFTAAIIQADQLGVSMAKILRIQSDQMRIKRRQRAQEKAHQAPVKMMIPMVFLIFPSIWIVLLGPSLIILMTTNIAL, from the coding sequence ATGGATGTTCAAACGATAGGCATCATCGCTATTATCCTCGGCGGCGTCGGTTTGTTTGGGGGCTTGATCTGGGTCGGAATGCGCGATAACAAAGATCAAGACCCCCTGCAAGCACGCCTTGCCGAATTCGGGGATCGAGAACTGCCCCAATCCCTTGAAGATTTGGAAATGTCGCTCTCCTTCCGTGATCGCGTGCTGCTCCCCACCTTCAAGGCAATGGCGGGCTTGATGACACGCTTCACCCCAGAAAGCCAAATTGAACAAACCCGTCATTTAATCGAGCTCTCCGGGCAATCCCAAAAGACCGATGCGCGTACCTTCTTCGGCACACGGATCATGATGACCATCCTCTTGGGTGTGGGCGGGTTCATCATGTTTTTCATCATTGCCAAACAAGCTCCCCTAAACGCCATTGGTCTCACCGCACTCATGGCATTTATGGGCTATTACCTTCCCACCAGCCAGCTAAAAAGCAAGATTCGCAAACGCCAAGATAATATCGTCAAGGCGCTTCCCGATGCCCTTGACCTGCTGACCATCTGTGTGGAGGCGGGGCTTGGCTTTGACCAAGCGATGGGCAAAGTCTATGAAAAGTGGGATAACGAACTCTCTGTCGCCTTTGGGCGTGTCATTCAAGAGATCGCCCTCGGCAAAATGCGCCGCGAGGCACTCCGCGATATGGCAAAGAGCATGGAAGTCCCCGATGTGACGAGCTTCACCGCCGCCATCATTCAGGCAGACCAACTCGGCGTCAGTATGGCGAAAATCCTCCGTATTCAATCCGATCAAATGCGTATCAAGCGCCGTCAGCGTGCGCAAGAAAAAGCGCATCAAGCGCCAGTCAAGATGATGATCCCGATGGTGTTTCTCATCTTCCCGTCGATTTGGATCGTCCTGTTGGGTCCGTCGTTGATTATCCTTATGACGACGAACATCGCCTTGTAG
- a CDS encoding type II secretion system F family protein, which produces MSPILLIVIGAVILGVVFFTVMSIRGQRTDTIEERLGRYTDLSDKLQLSDEFEEEEEKKKKKESALTKSINEALTKRKFGENWRVQLNRADLKLTVAEYLALHVVSMVGLGLLSFFILFPLQIGNLILSIGIGFFLPRFYVNNKVSKRLKEFDRQLPDTLSLWVNSLRAGYSAMQALEAISREAPEPTKGEIRRVVQEVQLGISLENSLEHMLMRVPSEDFDLVITAVNIQREVGGNLAEILEVIGHTIRERIKIKGEIQVLTAQGRITGWLISGLPIALGLFLWLINPTYMGRLIENRGCGWPLLAIGLGMIGIGMTVVQRIVDIDV; this is translated from the coding sequence ATGTCACCGATTTTGCTGATTGTGATTGGAGCGGTGATCCTCGGTGTCGTCTTCTTCACCGTGATGAGCATTCGCGGGCAGCGCACAGATACCATCGAGGAGCGTCTGGGGCGTTATACCGATCTCTCCGATAAACTCCAACTCTCCGATGAGTTTGAGGAGGAGGAGGAGAAGAAGAAGAAGAAAGAAAGCGCCCTCACCAAAAGCATTAATGAGGCGCTCACCAAACGAAAATTTGGCGAGAATTGGCGTGTTCAACTCAACCGCGCCGATCTCAAACTGACTGTTGCCGAATACTTAGCCCTCCACGTCGTCAGTATGGTTGGCTTGGGGTTGCTCTCTTTTTTCATCCTATTTCCCCTTCAAATTGGCAACCTTATCTTGTCAATAGGCATTGGCTTTTTCCTCCCGCGCTTTTATGTGAACAACAAAGTTTCCAAGCGCCTTAAGGAATTTGACCGCCAACTTCCCGATACGCTCAGCTTGTGGGTCAACTCTCTTCGCGCTGGTTACAGTGCGATGCAAGCGCTAGAGGCAATCTCCCGCGAAGCGCCAGAACCAACAAAAGGCGAAATTCGCCGCGTTGTGCAGGAAGTTCAATTGGGCATCAGCCTTGAAAACTCCCTTGAACACATGCTCATGCGCGTCCCTAGCGAAGACTTTGACCTTGTGATCACCGCTGTCAACATCCAGCGCGAGGTTGGTGGTAACCTTGCCGAAATCCTTGAGGTGATTGGGCATACCATCCGCGAACGGATTAAAATCAAAGGTGAGATTCAGGTGTTGACGGCGCAAGGGCGCATCACCGGTTGGTTGATCTCCGGGCTGCCTATCGCTCTTGGCTTGTTCCTGTGGCTGATCAACCCCACCTATATGGGGCGGCTCATCGAAAATCGTGGCTGTGGCTGGCCCCTTCTCGCCATTGGCTTGGGCATGATCGGTATCGGTATGACGGTGGTTCAACGTATCGTTGATATTGACGTATAG
- a CDS encoding CpaF family protein, with the protein MPQAGHGGQGYADLRSRVQQKLLAELDPSMDTRSPEVRAQIEETFNQILNEENVMLARTERQKLFEQIVAEILGLGPLEMLLAEETVSEIMVNGPKNIYIEQRGRLSRSTVVFENEDHVLRVLDRIVSPLGRRIDESSPLVDARLPDGSRVNAIIRPLALCGPTITIRKFSKKPLTVEDLIRFGSFTKEIAEFMAACVVARLNAVVSGGTGSGKTTLLNVMSSFIPNDERIVTIENAAELQLRQEHVVTLESRPPNIEGKGEVTIRDLVINSLRMRPDRIVVGECRGGEALDMLQAMNTGHDGSLTTAHANTPRDCLARLETMCLMAGMDLPVRAIREQIAAAVDVIVQQERLRDGTRKVVKITEVQGMEGEIITMSDIFEFEQTGLEAGRVIGRIRPTGLRPKFIDRIEAAGIHLPPSVFGIGAARY; encoded by the coding sequence ATGCCCCAAGCCGGTCACGGTGGGCAGGGCTACGCCGACCTCCGCTCACGGGTGCAGCAAAAACTCCTCGCTGAGCTTGACCCCTCTATGGATACCCGCTCTCCCGAAGTGCGGGCGCAAATTGAGGAAACCTTCAACCAAATTCTGAACGAAGAAAACGTCATGCTTGCCCGTACCGAGCGGCAAAAACTCTTTGAGCAGATCGTGGCTGAAATCTTGGGCTTGGGTCCTCTGGAAATGCTCCTTGCCGAAGAGACCGTTTCCGAAATTATGGTCAACGGTCCCAAGAATATCTACATCGAGCAGCGCGGACGCCTCAGCCGCTCAACGGTCGTCTTTGAGAACGAAGATCATGTTCTGCGCGTCCTAGATCGTATCGTCTCCCCTCTGGGGCGGCGCATTGACGAAAGCTCGCCGCTGGTAGATGCTCGTCTTCCCGATGGATCGCGGGTGAATGCCATCATCCGCCCGCTGGCGCTGTGCGGTCCCACGATCACCATTCGGAAGTTTTCCAAGAAACCGCTCACGGTGGAAGACCTCATCCGCTTTGGCTCGTTCACCAAAGAGATTGCCGAATTCATGGCTGCCTGCGTTGTCGCCCGCCTGAACGCTGTCGTCTCTGGTGGTACGGGGTCGGGGAAAACCACCTTGCTGAATGTCATGTCCAGCTTTATCCCCAACGATGAGCGCATCGTCACCATCGAAAACGCCGCCGAACTTCAGCTTCGGCAGGAACACGTCGTCACCCTCGAATCCCGCCCCCCAAACATTGAGGGCAAAGGGGAAGTCACCATCCGCGATCTGGTTATCAACTCCCTCCGTATGCGCCCTGACCGCATCGTGGTCGGAGAGTGCCGCGGTGGCGAGGCGCTGGACATGCTCCAGGCAATGAACACTGGTCACGATGGATCGCTAACGACAGCACATGCCAATACCCCCCGTGACTGTCTCGCCCGTTTGGAGACAATGTGCCTCATGGCTGGTATGGATTTGCCCGTTCGCGCTATCCGCGAGCAGATCGCCGCAGCGGTGGATGTCATTGTCCAGCAGGAACGTCTCCGGGATGGGACTCGTAAGGTCGTCAAGATCACCGAAGTACAGGGTATGGAAGGTGAAATCATCACCATGTCCGACATCTTCGAGTTCGAGCAAACCGGCTTGGAGGCAGGGCGCGTCATTGGGCGTATCCGTCCGACGGGGCTGCGTCCGAAATTCATTGATCGCATCGAAGCGGCGGGTATTCACCTTCCGCCTTCCGTCTTTGGCATTGGTGCAGCGCGTTACTAA
- a CDS encoding response regulator encodes MSDAKKKIKILIVDDIPEARENLKKLLQFEPDFDVVGTASTGREGIDFARDLMPHIILMDINMPDMDGITAAGELRRTQPSLAVIMMSVQGEAEYIRRAMAAGARDFLTKPTPAEELYATIRRVYEIQEQTFSGFTLTATGDGRGGRASTDDTGRETHIITVYSPQGGSGKTTIATNMAAALMREGTKVLLVDAALQFGDVTAFLNLKPQATIVELIKDVDDLDMDLVENVLVTHDSGLRVLCAPLRPADADLVARDRVSNLIEKLRGRFDFIVVDMASPIDDLALSLFDISTRILMVVNPTLPAVKNTLAVMELLDSFEYPQEKTIFVVNRVTPDLEKAKITVPVQTIENKMRRPPLGIVPMDEKKVLYAVNRGISVIARDRNQSPAKELVALADSLRENLQPVSEDSGRVQPTAAQAPKSRFGRLFGG; translated from the coding sequence ATGAGCGACGCAAAAAAGAAGATCAAAATCCTAATCGTGGACGACATCCCGGAAGCGCGGGAGAATCTCAAAAAACTGCTCCAGTTCGAGCCGGATTTTGATGTCGTTGGCACGGCAAGCACCGGACGTGAGGGCATTGACTTCGCCAGAGACCTCATGCCCCACATCATCCTCATGGACATTAACATGCCCGATATGGACGGTATCACTGCGGCGGGCGAACTCCGCCGCACGCAGCCGTCCCTTGCCGTCATTATGATGTCCGTTCAAGGCGAGGCGGAATACATCCGCCGCGCCATGGCTGCCGGAGCGCGGGACTTTCTGACGAAACCCACCCCCGCCGAGGAACTCTATGCCACCATCCGCCGTGTCTATGAAATCCAAGAGCAAACCTTTTCTGGCTTTACCCTCACCGCCACTGGTGATGGACGTGGCGGACGGGCAAGCACCGATGATACCGGGCGGGAAACGCACATCATCACTGTCTACAGCCCACAGGGTGGCTCCGGCAAAACAACCATCGCCACCAACATGGCTGCCGCACTCATGCGCGAGGGGACAAAAGTCCTTTTGGTTGATGCCGCCCTCCAGTTTGGCGATGTCACCGCCTTCCTCAACCTAAAGCCTCAGGCGACCATTGTCGAACTCATCAAGGATGTGGACGATCTTGACATGGACTTGGTAGAGAACGTCCTCGTCACCCATGACAGCGGGCTGCGCGTTCTCTGCGCCCCGCTCCGTCCAGCCGATGCCGACCTCGTGGCGCGGGATCGCGTTTCCAATTTGATTGAGAAACTGCGCGGGCGGTTCGATTTTATCGTCGTTGATATGGCATCCCCTATTGACGATCTCGCTCTGTCTCTGTTTGATATTTCTACCCGTATTCTGATGGTTGTTAACCCAACCTTGCCCGCCGTCAAAAACACCCTAGCTGTGATGGAATTGTTAGACAGCTTTGAGTATCCTCAGGAAAAGACGATCTTCGTCGTCAATCGGGTTACCCCCGATCTCGAAAAAGCGAAGATCACCGTTCCCGTCCAAACCATTGAGAATAAGATGCGTCGCCCCCCGCTGGGTATCGTTCCGATGGACGAGAAGAAAGTTCTTTATGCCGTCAACCGAGGCATCTCGGTTATCGCACGGGATCGTAACCAATCCCCCGCGAAGGAACTTGTTGCCCTCGCTGATTCCCTACGGGAAAACCTACAACCCGTTAGCGAAGATAGCGGCAGAGTTCAGCCCACAGCGGCGCAAGCGCCTAAATCGCGTTTTGGGCGGCTCTTTGGTGGGTGA
- the cpaB gene encoding Flp pilus assembly protein CpaB — protein MGNRRTMLLILLVVVVGGVAALLLIMNQGSAPVVDNGGGGGGQEPTVVFNTPVPIRVASLVIAVQNIPRGSVIPENGVQIREWPQESVPLNSTDDARLVIGSIARTDIPVESPILLTQITDNLDEIAARGSDAALIIPPGKVAISIPIDRLTNVANAPMTGDYVDVILSFLFVDVDEEFQTRLPNKLTLTTIRQDGTIEFQTGLEGRVEPSGDFTFPVVVGPSEVQRPRLVTQRTVQAAFVLYVGTFPDDGDFLGRRPTPTPLPTPSDGEATPTPAAAVPTATTPPKDMITLAVDPQDAVVLVWAIESRLPITFALRSATDLAIGETQAVTLEYMINTYNVPQPPRLPYALEPAIRSIRRLVLGNEITFVDVSN, from the coding sequence ATGGGGAATCGACGCACAATGTTGCTGATTCTATTGGTTGTTGTGGTTGGTGGTGTGGCGGCTCTATTGCTCATCATGAACCAAGGTAGCGCACCGGTGGTTGATAATGGTGGTGGCGGCGGCGGGCAAGAGCCTACCGTTGTGTTTAATACCCCCGTGCCGATTCGTGTTGCCTCGTTGGTGATCGCCGTGCAAAACATCCCACGCGGCTCCGTCATCCCCGAAAACGGCGTCCAAATTCGGGAATGGCCCCAAGAATCAGTGCCGCTTAATTCCACTGACGACGCTCGCTTGGTCATTGGCAGCATTGCCCGTACCGACATCCCCGTTGAGTCACCCATCCTGCTCACGCAGATCACCGATAACCTTGATGAAATTGCCGCACGCGGGAGTGACGCTGCCTTGATTATTCCCCCCGGCAAGGTTGCGATCAGTATTCCCATTGATCGCCTCACGAACGTTGCCAACGCCCCCATGACAGGCGACTATGTAGATGTCATTTTGTCCTTCCTCTTTGTCGATGTTGACGAGGAATTCCAAACCCGTCTGCCCAACAAACTGACGCTCACCACCATCCGCCAAGACGGAACAATTGAGTTCCAGACGGGGTTGGAAGGGCGTGTTGAGCCAAGCGGCGATTTCACCTTCCCTGTGGTTGTCGGTCCCAGCGAAGTACAGCGTCCGCGCTTGGTCACTCAACGGACGGTGCAAGCCGCCTTTGTCCTTTATGTGGGAACGTTCCCCGACGATGGCGACTTCTTAGGGAGGCGTCCTACGCCTACGCCCCTTCCCACACCATCCGATGGCGAGGCAACCCCCACGCCTGCTGCCGCTGTCCCAACGGCAACCACACCACCCAAAGACATGATCACCCTTGCCGTTGATCCACAGGATGCGGTGGTTTTGGTCTGGGCGATTGAGTCACGCTTGCCGATCACCTTCGCCTTGCGTTCGGCTACCGATTTGGCTATTGGCGAGACGCAAGCCGTCACGTTGGAATACATGATCAACACCTATAACGTGCCGCAGCCGCCGCGCCTTCCCTATGCCCTAGAGCCTGCCATTCGGTCTATCCGCCGTTTGGTCTTGGGCAACGAAATTACCTTTGTCGATGTGAGTAACTAA
- a CDS encoding sensor histidine kinase, whose amino-acid sequence MNISALNNPKDALIAEVQGEYDQIQKRLKELTALIEQSQVEVRKLQQRAVDVTAQMTRLEANFETVPRNDIKVVYNTALDARARLLSVQSQLEKFQQDRSQLEHFSQLMGTLLKMLGAVRESDVRSLHTETADAPQGLDDETIVRIVQSQESERQRLARTMHDGPAQSLTNFILQAEICRRLFDRNPDRAVEELDNLKSAASLTFQRVRDFIFELRPMMLDDLGLIPTMRRYVDVFTEKSKIETRINIVGEERQRIEGHNEVLIFRGLQEMMNYARDLSGATRVEIMLDITANPVRAVITFNGKPLSETEATIEDGKNKAFGLKNLVDRIELVGGKVESDYDGETNRVEFALPTERATGY is encoded by the coding sequence ATGAACATAAGTGCCTTGAACAACCCGAAAGATGCCCTGATCGCTGAGGTTCAGGGGGAATACGACCAAATTCAAAAGCGCCTTAAAGAGTTAACAGCGCTCATCGAACAAAGTCAGGTCGAAGTGCGCAAACTTCAACAGCGGGCAGTTGATGTCACCGCTCAAATGACGCGCCTTGAGGCAAATTTCGAGACTGTCCCCCGCAATGATATTAAAGTGGTCTATAACACCGCGCTGGATGCCCGCGCCCGCTTGCTCAGCGTTCAAAGCCAGTTGGAAAAGTTTCAGCAAGACCGCTCCCAACTGGAACATTTCAGCCAGTTGATGGGAACGCTCTTGAAAATGTTAGGTGCTGTCCGTGAGAGTGATGTTCGCTCGCTCCACACAGAAACGGCTGACGCCCCACAAGGCTTGGACGACGAGACGATTGTCCGCATTGTCCAAAGCCAAGAATCAGAGCGCCAGCGCCTTGCCCGTACCATGCATGATGGACCCGCCCAATCGCTCACCAATTTCATCCTTCAAGCCGAAATCTGTCGCCGCCTCTTTGACCGCAACCCGGATCGCGCCGTTGAGGAACTTGATAACCTCAAATCGGCTGCCAGCTTGACTTTCCAACGGGTGCGCGATTTTATTTTTGAACTGCGCCCGATGATGCTTGACGATCTTGGTTTGATCCCCACCATGCGCCGCTATGTCGATGTCTTTACCGAAAAAAGCAAGATCGAGACACGCATCAACATCGTTGGTGAAGAACGTCAGCGCATCGAAGGGCATAACGAAGTCCTCATCTTCCGCGGCTTGCAAGAGATGATGAACTATGCCCGCGATCTTTCTGGGGCAACCCGCGTTGAGATTATGCTGGACATCACCGCCAATCCAGTGCGGGCGGTGATCACCTTCAATGGCAAACCCCTTAGCGAAACCGAGGCAACCATTGAGGACGGCAAAAACAAGGCATTCGGCTTAAAAAACCTTGTGGATCGCATTGAATTGGTCGGCGGCAAGGTCGAATCCGATTACGATGGGGAGACGAACCGTGTCGAATTCGCCCTGCCTACCGAGCGGGCGACGGGGTATTAA
- a CDS encoding response regulator transcription factor, with product MVNPRTNTPHAVISVIVVDDHPILRGGLIKLLELEDDIMIAAEAGTGTAALTYLRLRPPHDQPDVMLLDINLPDLNGFEVATTMRTEGSRTAVVLLTAYDDPEQKLQALRMGAAAYCPKAIEPDRLVAVIRSVARGKKVIDDQVFDDAGVNAWIVAKTSSLPNDELTRQPLSPREMEILRLVTRGLSNKVIAQELKISHQTVRNHITSILYKLNAEGRTQAALYAIQRGWVRAQDYRPPAED from the coding sequence ATGGTTAATCCGCGCACAAACACCCCTCACGCGGTTATCTCCGTGATCGTCGTTGACGATCATCCGATCTTGCGTGGCGGGCTGATCAAACTGCTGGAACTTGAGGACGATATCATGATCGCCGCCGAAGCCGGTACGGGAACAGCCGCCCTCACCTACTTGCGCCTGCGTCCCCCTCATGACCAGCCCGATGTTATGCTTTTGGATATTAATTTGCCAGACCTAAATGGGTTTGAGGTTGCCACCACCATGCGCACAGAGGGCAGTCGTACCGCTGTTGTCTTGCTCACCGCCTATGATGACCCTGAGCAAAAACTGCAAGCGCTGCGCATGGGCGCAGCCGCCTATTGCCCGAAAGCCATTGAGCCGGATCGCCTTGTCGCCGTCATTCGCTCCGTCGCACGGGGGAAAAAGGTCATTGATGATCAGGTTTTTGACGATGCCGGCGTCAATGCGTGGATTGTCGCCAAAACTTCCTCCCTACCTAACGATGAACTTACTCGCCAACCGCTCAGCCCCCGCGAGATGGAAATCCTCCGTCTCGTCACACGGGGATTGAGCAATAAGGTCATTGCCCAAGAATTAAAAATTAGCCACCAAACGGTGCGCAATCATATCACATCGATTCTCTATAAACTGAATGCCGAAGGGCGCACGCAAGCCGCGCTCTACGCCATTCAACGCGGGTGGGTACGCGCCCAAGATTATCGCCCGCCCGCCGAGGATTAA
- a CDS encoding peptidylprolyl isomerase produces the protein MTDMIGDNKVVEIAYTLTLDDGRVMDEAEGDDPLAYLHGAGNIIPGLEKALVGLKVGDTKDIVIAAKDGYGEYDEEAIEVVPIKDLPKGAPLELGMEVGFQDDDGNMDTAVVKAIGPNEITFDFNHPLAGQTLHFTVEIIGVREATEEELEHGHPHGLDFDDEFDDFDDEDFDDDEDYDDEDEDDDDDDLPLYRKQ, from the coding sequence ATGACAGACATGATTGGGGATAACAAGGTCGTTGAGATTGCTTACACGCTCACCCTAGATGATGGGCGTGTGATGGACGAAGCAGAAGGGGATGATCCCTTAGCTTATCTACACGGCGCGGGGAACATTATCCCCGGTTTGGAAAAGGCACTGGTTGGCTTGAAGGTTGGGGATACAAAAGACATTGTGATCGCCGCCAAAGATGGCTACGGCGAATACGACGAGGAAGCGATTGAGGTCGTCCCGATCAAAGACCTGCCGAAAGGCGCCCCGTTGGAATTGGGGATGGAGGTCGGGTTTCAGGATGACGATGGGAATATGGATACGGCGGTGGTGAAGGCGATTGGTCCCAACGAGATCACCTTCGATTTCAACCACCCCCTTGCCGGACAGACTCTTCATTTCACGGTTGAAATCATTGGCGTGCGCGAGGCGACAGAAGAAGAACTCGAACACGGTCACCCGCATGGGCTGGATTTTGATGATGAGTTTGATGATTTCGATGATGAGGACTTTGACGACGACGAGGATTATGACGATGAGGATGAGGACGACGACGACGACGACCTTCCCCTCTATCGCAAGCAGTAA
- the maf gene encoding septum formation protein Maf: MSATPLILGSSSPRRRELLSALGFTFQIARPDIDETPRAGESPLRYVERMCREKAEAICADPSIEATAAVLTADTTVVLGEAIIGKPADAPEAEAMLRSLRGQAHEVYSGVALRNPLTNIIQTQIIRTNVYLRDYSDAEIAAYVLRGEPFDKAGGYAVQDATFRPVVRLEGCAPNVMGLPVCAVCGMLLSAGVRGSFDAFPAAEGCQPHDPTATRCGWRFW; the protein is encoded by the coding sequence ATGTCGGCAACGCCGCTCATCCTCGGTTCAAGTTCGCCTCGGCGTCGGGAACTTCTCTCGGCGCTAGGGTTCACCTTTCAGATTGCCCGCCCCGACATTGATGAAACGCCGAGGGCGGGCGAATCTCCTCTTCGCTATGTGGAGCGCATGTGCCGCGAAAAGGCGGAAGCGATCTGCGCGGATCCCTCCATAGAGGCAACGGCGGCAGTCCTCACGGCGGATACGACAGTGGTCTTGGGCGAGGCAATCATCGGCAAGCCGGCGGATGCCCCCGAAGCCGAGGCGATGCTCCGCTCCTTACGAGGGCAAGCGCATGAAGTCTACAGCGGGGTCGCCCTCCGTAACCCCCTAACGAACATCATCCAGACACAGATCATTCGGACAAACGTTTATCTGCGCGATTACAGCGATGCAGAGATCGCCGCGTATGTGCTGCGGGGAGAACCATTTGACAAGGCGGGGGGATATGCCGTACAGGATGCCACGTTTCGCCCGGTAGTGCGGCTGGAAGGCTGTGCGCCGAATGTGATGGGGCTGCCTGTTTGTGCCGTGTGCGGGATGCTTCTGAGCGCCGGAGTGCGGGGATCGTTCGATGCCTTTCCCGCTGCCGAAGGGTGCCAGCCGCACGATCCGACGGCGACACGCTGCGGGTGGCGTTTTTGGTAG